The following are encoded in a window of Halorubrum sp. PV6 genomic DNA:
- a CDS encoding SDR family NAD(P)-dependent oxidoreductase, with protein MDSLPDLSGRTALVTGSAKRVGRELLLSIAECGADVAVHYNESDAAAAATADEVRDRGGVAITAQGDITDPASVDELFETIESELGPVDILVNNVGDFDARHWSEIDWESWQNVIETTFYGTVLCSRRAVPAMRDQEWGRIVNIGFADSNRMHAHPVNFPYFVAKTGVLMFTRMLATDTRNDGVTVNAVSPFAVSNTEAGVDAFPRGRPASFEDVAAPLQFFLSDAADYISGQNVAVDGGRMPEFDG; from the coding sequence ATGGATTCACTCCCGGATTTGAGTGGACGAACAGCCCTTGTGACCGGCAGTGCGAAACGGGTCGGTCGCGAACTGCTGCTGTCAATCGCCGAATGCGGCGCGGATGTCGCCGTGCACTACAACGAAAGCGACGCGGCGGCGGCCGCCACGGCCGACGAGGTCCGCGACCGTGGTGGGGTTGCGATCACCGCTCAAGGCGATATCACCGATCCGGCGTCCGTGGATGAACTGTTCGAGACGATTGAGTCAGAGCTTGGGCCAGTGGACATACTCGTTAACAATGTTGGGGACTTCGACGCACGTCACTGGAGTGAGATTGACTGGGAGTCGTGGCAGAACGTCATCGAAACAACATTCTATGGCACTGTACTGTGCTCTCGTCGAGCCGTTCCCGCGATGCGTGATCAAGAATGGGGGCGGATCGTCAACATCGGGTTTGCCGACAGCAACCGGATGCACGCTCACCCGGTGAACTTCCCGTACTTCGTCGCGAAGACTGGCGTCCTCATGTTCACGCGCATGCTGGCAACGGACACGCGCAACGACGGCGTCACTGTCAACGCCGTCTCTCCGTTCGCGGTCTCAAATACAGAGGCAGGCGTCGACGCGTTCCCGCGTGGGCGTCCTGCGTCGTTCGAGGATGTTGCTGCTCCGCTTCAGTTCTTCCTGAGCGACGCGGCCGACTACATCAGCGGGCAAAACGTCGCCGTCGACGGCGGACGGATGCCCGAGTTCGACGGCTGA
- the uvsE gene encoding UV DNA damage repair endonuclease UvsE — MIGYPGLNRTLRDRDSPVRCTRGMQRQTFEERGLSYVSTLAQQNLCDLYELLAWNHEHDIQAYRCTSSLIPWNSQFELSELPEYEEVRRLARRCGELIEEAGMRLTFHPDYWCKPASDSPDTRDRARAALEYHADWFDLLGLPVTPYYGITVHIGATYGDIEATAERFCAFADSLSDAARARLTVENDDKASLWSVPELVELVSEPTGVPVVFDYHHHSFADRGYTYREAFELAAETWGDVRPMTHYSEPARLRDPTARPQAHAEFVADLPTWLAANSDVMIEAGGKERAVFRLRDDASDGRAADEASGSLVV, encoded by the coding sequence ATGATTGGGTATCCGGGACTGAACCGGACGCTTCGCGACCGCGACTCTCCGGTGCGGTGTACGCGCGGTATGCAGAGACAGACGTTCGAAGAGCGCGGACTGTCGTACGTCTCGACGCTCGCGCAACAGAACCTCTGTGATTTGTACGAGTTGCTCGCGTGGAATCACGAGCACGACATTCAGGCCTACCGCTGTACGTCGTCACTGATCCCGTGGAACTCGCAGTTTGAGCTCTCCGAACTACCTGAGTACGAGGAGGTCCGCCGTCTCGCGCGTCGCTGCGGGGAGCTCATTGAGGAGGCGGGCATGCGACTCACGTTTCACCCCGACTACTGGTGTAAGCCGGCAAGCGACTCGCCGGACACCCGTGATCGCGCTCGGGCGGCTTTGGAGTACCACGCCGACTGGTTCGACCTACTGGGGCTCCCGGTCACGCCGTACTACGGGATCACGGTTCACATCGGTGCGACGTACGGCGACATCGAGGCGACCGCCGAGCGCTTCTGCGCGTTCGCCGATAGCTTATCGGACGCCGCACGGGCGCGGCTGACCGTCGAGAACGACGATAAAGCAAGCCTGTGGAGCGTTCCGGAACTCGTGGAACTGGTCAGCGAGCCGACCGGCGTCCCGGTAGTATTCGACTACCACCATCACTCGTTCGCCGACCGGGGCTACACGTACCGCGAGGCGTTCGAACTCGCGGCGGAGACGTGGGGAGACGTCCGGCCGATGACGCACTACTCTGAGCCGGCGCGTCTGCGCGATCCGACCGCACGTCCGCAGGCGCACGCCGAGTTCGTCGCGGATCTGCCGACGTGGCTGGCGGCGAACAGCGACGTCATGATCGAAGCCGGCGGCAAGGAACGAGCCGTATTTCGACTCCGTGACGACGCGTCAGACGGCCGTGCCGCAGACGAGGCGTCAGGAAGTCTCGTCGTTTAA
- a CDS encoding DoxX family protein — protein sequence MSETDTESTEKPAFFGRLLFGAGLVALAVRNLTNLDGRIAYADAKGVPEAETLVPAGSGLLLGGGLGISVWKAPKLSVSAVAAFLIGVTPLMHDFWAVDEEERDGELTAFLQNVTLLGAALAFFGRAREE from the coding sequence ATGTCTGAAACAGACACCGAAAGCACAGAGAAACCGGCTTTCTTCGGCCGTTTACTGTTTGGGGCTGGCCTTGTAGCGCTTGCTGTGCGAAATCTCACGAACCTCGATGGGCGGATTGCATACGCCGATGCCAAGGGAGTGCCTGAGGCAGAGACGCTTGTGCCGGCAGGAAGTGGTCTTCTTCTCGGCGGCGGTCTGGGAATCAGCGTCTGGAAGGCTCCAAAACTTTCCGTGAGTGCTGTGGCTGCGTTTTTGATTGGTGTGACACCACTGATGCATGACTTCTGGGCTGTCGACGAGGAGGAGCGCGATGGGGAACTTACAGCGTTTCTTCAAAATGTCACACTCCTTGGCGCAGCGCTCGCATTCTTCGGTCGTGCGAGAGAAGAGTGA
- a CDS encoding transcriptional regulator, whose amino-acid sequence MTTLHITVDNREQLRQDALQFVQDVEADNLDDQDGTATLQFGTYDDFVDSLTPLRLELIRAIAEEVPESMREAARLVERDVSDVHSDLKQLEVLGILTLEEGGPSGAIQPVVPFDRIEVHIDYPLTNSGDANGTPASA is encoded by the coding sequence ATGACCACACTCCACATCACCGTCGACAACCGAGAACAGCTCCGTCAGGACGCGCTCCAGTTCGTCCAAGATGTCGAGGCCGACAATCTCGACGATCAGGATGGAACGGCAACGCTCCAGTTCGGCACCTACGACGACTTCGTCGACAGTCTCACGCCGCTGCGCCTCGAGCTCATTCGGGCGATCGCAGAAGAGGTGCCCGAGAGCATGCGCGAGGCAGCACGTCTCGTCGAGCGTGACGTGTCCGACGTCCACTCGGACCTGAAGCAGCTGGAAGTACTGGGCATCCTCACGCTCGAAGAGGGCGGGCCCAGCGGTGCGATTCAACCCGTCGTTCCGTTCGACCGCATCGAGGTCCACATCGACTACCCGCTCACCAATAGCGGAGACGCCAATGGTACACCCGCGAGCGCGTAG
- a CDS encoding type II toxin-antitoxin system RelE/ParE family toxin: protein MSYNILLSEEAKNYYQSLEEKSQRIVRENLEKLDSEPYPKPGAGTGDREKVIVDGEEVYRLHIGRTHTALYVVNQSDEQVRVVELLTIDEAHDRYGF from the coding sequence ATGAGCTATAATATTCTGCTGTCGGAGGAGGCCAAAAACTACTACCAGTCGCTCGAGGAAAAGAGCCAGCGGATCGTACGAGAAAACCTCGAAAAGCTCGATTCGGAGCCGTATCCAAAGCCGGGTGCTGGCACGGGTGACCGAGAGAAAGTTATCGTCGACGGCGAGGAGGTATACCGATTGCATATCGGGAGAACTCATACCGCGCTGTACGTGGTAAATCAGTCAGATGAGCAAGTCCGCGTTGTCGAACTGCTCACAATAGACGAGGCCCACGACCGGTACGGGTTCTAA
- a CDS encoding PAS domain-containing protein, giving the protein MRHIDNQVSESIHVLYVNDDADFAEMVQTKLLNISSVFEFTAVDTAEAALKELAISSIDCVVTSYSLPDGTGIDLLEQLRAERDELPSILFTGRGNEQIASEATKVGVSDYIPIHAEQNNFKLLGRRIQTLTEAARKEEVAEQMFDRFRRTLERATDAIYAVDSDWRIEYMNEKMADRVGCNSDAVVGEIIWEEFPSIVGTELESKYRTAMETGRPVSFEQHLGEPFGYWVEVRAFPDDGGLTVFSREVTAERERKLDLERSDAILENIHDIVFILDETERVEFANTATKRLLAGDQSAQLTGKQFETVVGDRVSDSGVTRFAQVVESTLDEIESDGGSTGLYDSDLQLDVVVGTSERTFDVRITPFQSQNGKQVLVVARDVTEQSEVKRQLERERDALQELQAVMAESDVSAKSRLQNLLEVGCKTLGLEIGIVSRIQGSDYTVEAAHAPEADIEAGDQFNLESTYCAEVVGTDSVCSFADAVSDGKETHPAYRDFELESYIGVPLVVDDTRYGTVNFSSPTTRVAPFGALEQTFVELVAQLVSTELSRRRDRTELERQEFLFNRVQDIADIGIWEFIPLSGKLSWSGGVRQIHGVDEDYEPTLDDAIEFYHSDDRETITAAVDQAIEDGEPYDLDLRIVRPNGDVRDVRAWGGYVENTKHGDTALRGVFQDITEREAERRQHRELAEEYEALLKTSGDAIFLLDADTSGENPSFEFARVSPGYETQTGLSTEEVRGKTPREVFGEEEGAELESNYTRCVEQGTPISYREKLDAGDDARFWETSLAPVVVDGKTVRVVGIARNVTEQVKRERELKATNQRLESLIEATPLTVMEISTDGSVIRWNDEAENMFGWSRDEVVGEFNPIVPDEQQEEFASHKQRALNGERIRAKEIRRETKGGDELDLLLSVAPVTSPDGETTSILAVLEDITEQKRLEARLRSLQDTAQSLSGAESSDEIGAIAVDAAAEILDLDITGIWEYNERENALVPITETAAARDLFSESPRLTPGDSLAWNAFESGETQVYDDVQAEGQPYNPNTEIRSEVLVPLGEYGVILTGSVSTQVYSETDIDLFRILGATVEAALARASREEELHRQNERLDQFASVVAHDLRNPLSVAKGFLDIAAETGKAEHFEKVESTHDRIERLIEDLLTLARGETTVEDTEEIDLKSITTEAWGYVDTGEATLTLVDGIPTVTGDTGRLTQLFENLFRNAVEHGGADVTVTVGGLNGDDGFYVEDTGTGIPHEKQDEVFEHGVTSSDGGTGFGLSIVADIAKAHGWTVSVTDGTDGGARFEFKRSK; this is encoded by the coding sequence ATGCGTCATATAGATAATCAGGTATCCGAGTCTATTCACGTGCTGTATGTAAATGACGATGCTGACTTTGCCGAGATGGTTCAAACCAAACTCCTGAATATTTCATCAGTTTTTGAGTTTACAGCTGTCGACACTGCGGAGGCTGCTCTCAAAGAACTAGCCATTTCTTCTATCGATTGTGTGGTCACCTCCTATTCACTACCAGATGGAACTGGAATTGATCTCTTGGAGCAGTTACGAGCCGAACGAGACGAACTGCCGAGCATCTTGTTTACTGGTAGAGGCAATGAGCAAATCGCAAGCGAAGCCACGAAAGTTGGCGTCTCTGATTATATTCCGATCCATGCCGAGCAGAACAATTTCAAGTTGCTTGGCCGCCGCATACAGACCCTGACCGAGGCGGCTCGTAAAGAGGAAGTCGCCGAACAGATGTTTGACCGCTTTCGGCGGACACTTGAACGCGCAACTGACGCGATTTACGCCGTCGATAGCGATTGGCGCATCGAGTATATGAACGAGAAAATGGCTGATCGAGTCGGCTGTAACTCGGACGCGGTCGTCGGAGAAATCATCTGGGAGGAGTTTCCGTCAATTGTTGGGACGGAACTTGAAAGTAAATATCGAACGGCGATGGAGACTGGTAGACCAGTATCATTCGAACAGCACCTGGGAGAGCCGTTTGGCTACTGGGTCGAAGTGCGAGCATTCCCAGATGACGGCGGCTTGACCGTCTTTTCACGTGAGGTTACTGCTGAGCGAGAGCGGAAACTGGATCTAGAGCGCAGTGATGCGATTCTGGAGAACATCCACGACATCGTGTTTATCCTCGACGAAACGGAACGCGTCGAGTTCGCGAATACGGCTACAAAGCGGTTACTCGCAGGAGATCAATCGGCTCAGCTCACGGGAAAACAGTTCGAAACGGTTGTTGGTGACCGTGTTAGTGATTCCGGTGTAACGCGATTTGCTCAAGTAGTCGAATCGACGCTCGACGAGATCGAGAGCGATGGTGGGTCCACCGGGTTGTACGATTCAGACCTCCAACTCGATGTCGTGGTCGGGACCAGCGAGCGGACATTCGACGTCCGGATAACTCCGTTCCAGAGTCAAAATGGCAAACAGGTGCTCGTTGTTGCTCGAGACGTGACCGAACAAAGCGAGGTAAAGCGGCAACTGGAACGAGAGCGGGACGCACTCCAGGAGCTTCAAGCGGTCATGGCAGAAAGCGATGTCTCGGCCAAGTCGCGCCTCCAGAATCTTCTTGAAGTTGGTTGTAAGACGCTCGGACTCGAAATCGGTATAGTCTCGCGGATCCAAGGCAGCGACTACACGGTCGAAGCAGCCCACGCACCGGAAGCCGATATCGAAGCTGGCGATCAGTTTAATCTCGAATCGACGTACTGTGCGGAAGTCGTCGGCACGGATTCGGTCTGTTCGTTCGCTGACGCCGTTAGCGACGGGAAAGAGACGCATCCTGCCTACCGTGACTTCGAGTTAGAATCGTACATTGGCGTGCCACTCGTCGTTGATGACACGCGTTACGGGACAGTCAATTTCTCGAGTCCGACGACGCGAGTCGCGCCGTTCGGAGCACTTGAACAAACGTTTGTCGAACTAGTAGCACAACTCGTGAGTACCGAACTCTCGCGTCGTCGTGACCGTACCGAACTCGAACGTCAGGAGTTCCTCTTCAACCGCGTTCAGGACATCGCGGATATCGGCATCTGGGAATTCATCCCATTGAGCGGCAAACTTAGTTGGTCTGGCGGGGTCCGCCAGATCCACGGTGTCGACGAGGACTACGAACCAACTCTCGACGACGCGATCGAGTTCTACCACTCCGACGACAGAGAGACGATTACCGCAGCGGTCGACCAAGCAATCGAAGACGGAGAACCGTACGACCTCGACCTCCGTATCGTTCGGCCCAACGGCGATGTGCGTGACGTCCGGGCGTGGGGGGGATACGTTGAGAACACAAAGCATGGTGATACAGCACTTCGGGGCGTTTTTCAGGATATCACGGAGCGAGAAGCGGAACGTCGACAGCACCGAGAACTTGCGGAGGAATACGAGGCGTTGCTCAAAACGTCCGGGGACGCAATATTTTTACTCGACGCGGATACTTCTGGTGAGAACCCGTCGTTTGAGTTTGCCCGAGTTAGCCCCGGATACGAGACACAGACCGGACTTTCGACTGAAGAAGTCCGCGGCAAGACACCCCGAGAGGTGTTCGGCGAGGAGGAGGGTGCTGAACTCGAGAGCAATTACACTCGCTGCGTCGAACAAGGCACACCAATCTCGTATCGCGAGAAACTCGACGCCGGCGACGATGCTCGATTCTGGGAGACCAGCCTCGCACCGGTCGTCGTCGATGGCAAGACCGTTCGAGTCGTGGGCATCGCTCGAAACGTCACCGAGCAGGTCAAGCGAGAGCGTGAACTCAAGGCGACGAATCAGCGGCTGGAGTCACTCATTGAGGCCACGCCACTCACAGTCATGGAGATCAGCACCGATGGCAGCGTCATCCGCTGGAACGACGAGGCCGAGAATATGTTCGGCTGGTCGCGAGATGAAGTAGTTGGTGAATTCAACCCGATCGTGCCGGACGAGCAGCAAGAAGAGTTTGCCTCACACAAGCAGCGCGCCTTGAATGGCGAGCGGATTCGGGCGAAAGAGATACGGCGAGAGACGAAAGGCGGAGACGAACTGGACCTTCTCTTGTCGGTCGCGCCGGTTACAAGCCCTGACGGAGAGACTACGAGCATCCTCGCTGTCTTGGAGGACATCACCGAACAGAAGCGGCTGGAAGCTCGCCTCCGCTCGCTTCAGGACACCGCACAATCGCTTAGCGGCGCTGAATCGAGCGACGAGATCGGGGCAATTGCTGTCGATGCCGCGGCCGAGATACTCGACCTCGATATCACCGGAATCTGGGAATACAACGAGCGAGAGAACGCGCTCGTTCCGATCACGGAAACGGCCGCAGCACGAGACCTGTTTAGCGAGTCTCCCCGATTAACTCCTGGAGACAGCCTTGCGTGGAACGCGTTTGAGTCCGGAGAAACTCAAGTATATGATGATGTCCAGGCTGAGGGGCAACCCTACAATCCAAACACAGAGATTCGGAGCGAGGTTCTCGTTCCACTGGGCGAGTATGGGGTCATATTGACGGGGTCAGTTTCCACGCAGGTCTATTCTGAGACGGACATCGACCTGTTCCGGATTCTTGGTGCGACTGTCGAGGCAGCACTCGCACGGGCGAGCAGAGAGGAAGAATTACATCGACAGAATGAGCGACTTGACCAGTTCGCGAGCGTCGTTGCCCACGACCTTCGGAACCCCCTCTCCGTCGCAAAGGGATTCCTCGATATCGCAGCGGAGACCGGGAAGGCAGAGCACTTTGAAAAAGTAGAATCCACACACGACCGAATTGAACGGCTCATCGAGGACCTCCTGACGCTGGCACGTGGGGAAACGACGGTCGAGGATACAGAAGAGATCGACCTCAAGAGTATTACGACGGAAGCGTGGGGATACGTCGACACCGGGGAGGCAACGCTTACACTTGTAGATGGAATTCCGACAGTCACCGGGGATACAGGGCGGTTGACCCAACTCTTCGAGAATCTCTTCCGGAACGCAGTCGAGCACGGCGGGGCTGATGTCACGGTAACTGTGGGTGGGCTAAACGGAGACGATGGATTCTACGTTGAGGATACCGGCACCGGGATTCCCCACGAGAAGCAGGATGAAGTGTTCGAGCATGGCGTCACGTCCAGTGACGGAGGAACTGGGTTCGGGCTCTCCATCGTGGCCGATATTGCGAAGGCACACGGCTGGACGGTTTCGGTGACAGACGGAACCGATGGCGGGGCACGCTTTGAGTTCAAGCGGTCCAAATGA
- a CDS encoding UvrD-helicase domain-containing protein, which translates to MSNNNDPRTLRNAQATIRDRFVDAESGLFAMNCVAGAGKSMTVQRIAAETIIRRYASGDRTPVQSVAVMSFNTDEAAAIGPAVCEHIREIVTHELIPEAASLTETDVAYLVTRVRHAPFIGTVDSVLRDVFDELATDLGFEETPTVGNEALLETVHKACYDAVASDPSHADAIAELEAAYLDDGWSATPEEMLADAVQYCRDQRLSTAAFERKLHTTQGAVYPEGRTTSRADIVATIADVVDADAAADTDETLSAAEWDDLVAADQRLYDAWEKTLTAFSEVLEAYREQYRALIREYGVVSHTDVAFFITSVFKRDWPVDGDGPTTDQHTALRQRYHARLDSVIIDEAQDISTIQHAALSQLVAPSMRVLACGDALQSIYGWRHADPSLFTSACRNGQYLGIDWDTHATVTAATTYRGTPDIATGINTIMRPVFEDPARGGLSDFEATYPGLDASRDPTVDPSIHIAAFTGGTAPDTAQWVNPDGRAGEANILATYLTQGLADGTLTDETGSPQSITVVFRKRTRMDAYKDAFEAAGLTVQNASSRLFACPVVKAVLAVCDWLTAPTDRAQTRALLTDSPFDFAPFHDRFERAGYDLDAICAADDLDADTRDVLCGLRDLRDQLGRFHRVPASVYLEDIIEQLGLRADPGDQFTELPTAQRVAALDALTNTVEEWETDSQYPPSDLGDLLAPFRAAPRKGPDIPSVTDDADVVFSTVHRLKGDQDDVIVLATPGFKLWDTGPFSQRFITQGDVAALAPPTNVETAPDIALPPFDGGLYTPSGGGRERQGVASRDVGLRWASEHWLDDAAGGPPHLLGPEHLQSVAANMRGEAWRLLYVALSRARDHLVIPLPKRLPGTAQPRDRWLDTLDETLGFSPGRTATYAIDEPSSAGELTIGVNDVDGGATRVTPDTPRSLTSAVPPRRDQLASWVPRFLDPSSAYPLTEDVDGTVGAHLLDEAIHTDTEAVADSLPIMFETLGPEAVGTCLHEAVLTLIEMDVPDTEIDAWSKPVQSALQHAMEQITPQSIEMLPDTERGGLVSFFHNSVVSAFLASDLWAQIQAAEAVYVDHDLSGLVTAGEVEVEVHGEADILIDMGGGEWQLADLKIALTDDVDATKPRYELQIAAYEHILRQELGPAATIHTSVETFGCVRKSVHGQFPPAVLARRIRTLIWTA; encoded by the coding sequence ATGAGTAACAACAACGATCCACGCACGCTTCGGAACGCACAGGCAACGATCAGGGACCGCTTCGTCGACGCCGAGTCGGGGCTGTTCGCGATGAACTGTGTCGCCGGCGCTGGCAAATCGATGACGGTCCAGCGAATTGCGGCGGAAACCATCATTCGGCGGTACGCCAGCGGCGATCGGACACCCGTCCAGAGCGTGGCCGTCATGTCGTTCAACACCGACGAGGCGGCCGCAATCGGACCGGCGGTCTGTGAGCACATTCGGGAGATCGTCACCCACGAGTTGATACCCGAAGCGGCGTCACTCACCGAGACAGATGTCGCGTATCTTGTGACGCGGGTCCGGCACGCGCCGTTTATCGGCACTGTCGACAGCGTGTTGCGTGATGTCTTCGACGAGTTAGCCACCGATCTCGGGTTCGAGGAGACGCCAACAGTTGGGAATGAGGCGTTGCTGGAAACGGTGCACAAAGCGTGTTACGACGCCGTCGCGAGCGATCCGTCCCACGCGGATGCGATCGCCGAGCTGGAAGCGGCATATCTGGATGATGGCTGGTCAGCCACTCCCGAGGAGATGCTTGCTGATGCCGTTCAGTACTGTCGCGATCAGCGGCTCTCGACAGCAGCGTTCGAACGCAAACTGCACACCACACAGGGGGCGGTGTACCCTGAGGGACGCACCACCAGCCGTGCGGATATCGTGGCGACGATCGCGGATGTCGTCGACGCCGACGCCGCAGCCGACACCGACGAAACCCTCTCAGCAGCGGAGTGGGACGACCTTGTAGCTGCTGACCAGCGGCTCTACGACGCGTGGGAGAAGACGCTGACGGCGTTTAGTGAGGTCCTCGAGGCATATCGCGAGCAGTACCGAGCCCTGATCCGCGAGTATGGTGTGGTCTCTCACACCGATGTCGCCTTCTTTATCACCAGTGTGTTCAAGCGTGACTGGCCAGTCGATGGCGACGGGCCGACCACCGACCAGCACACAGCCCTTCGTCAGCGGTACCACGCGCGCCTCGACAGCGTGATCATCGACGAAGCACAGGATATCTCCACCATCCAACACGCGGCGCTATCCCAGCTTGTCGCCCCCTCAATGCGCGTCCTCGCGTGCGGAGATGCACTCCAAAGCATCTACGGCTGGCGACACGCCGACCCGTCGCTGTTCACGAGCGCCTGTCGCAATGGACAGTATCTCGGGATCGACTGGGACACCCATGCGACGGTGACGGCCGCGACGACCTACCGGGGGACCCCAGACATCGCCACCGGCATCAACACGATCATGCGGCCCGTCTTTGAGGACCCGGCGCGGGGTGGACTCAGCGACTTCGAGGCGACGTACCCCGGCCTCGACGCATCTCGGGATCCAACCGTCGACCCGAGCATCCACATCGCCGCGTTCACCGGTGGGACAGCACCCGACACGGCACAGTGGGTCAACCCCGACGGGCGTGCTGGCGAGGCGAACATCCTTGCGACATACCTCACACAGGGACTCGCTGATGGGACGTTGACTGACGAGACCGGGTCGCCACAGTCGATAACCGTCGTTTTTCGGAAGCGAACGCGGATGGATGCGTACAAAGACGCGTTCGAGGCCGCGGGCTTGACCGTGCAAAACGCGAGTTCGCGGCTTTTTGCGTGTCCCGTGGTCAAGGCGGTGCTTGCTGTCTGTGACTGGCTCACTGCGCCAACCGATCGGGCCCAGACACGCGCGTTGTTGACGGATTCGCCGTTCGACTTTGCGCCGTTTCACGACCGGTTCGAGCGGGCTGGGTACGACCTCGACGCCATCTGTGCAGCCGACGACCTCGACGCCGACACGCGGGACGTTCTCTGTGGCCTGCGCGATCTTCGCGATCAGCTGGGGCGGTTTCACCGCGTTCCTGCATCGGTGTATCTCGAAGACATCATCGAGCAGCTTGGACTTCGAGCTGACCCGGGCGACCAGTTCACCGAGCTGCCGACAGCACAACGGGTGGCCGCGCTCGACGCGCTCACGAACACTGTCGAAGAGTGGGAAACTGACAGTCAGTATCCACCGAGCGACCTCGGTGACCTGCTTGCGCCGTTTCGGGCAGCCCCGCGCAAGGGACCAGATATCCCGAGTGTGACCGACGATGCCGACGTCGTCTTCAGTACGGTCCACCGGCTCAAAGGGGATCAAGACGACGTGATTGTGCTTGCAACGCCGGGGTTCAAGCTTTGGGACACAGGCCCGTTCTCCCAGCGGTTCATCACGCAGGGTGACGTTGCGGCGTTGGCCCCGCCGACAAACGTCGAGACAGCACCCGATATCGCACTGCCACCATTCGATGGGGGCCTCTACACGCCAAGCGGTGGCGGTCGAGAGAGACAAGGCGTCGCATCACGCGATGTCGGGTTGCGATGGGCGAGCGAGCACTGGCTCGACGACGCTGCCGGTGGGCCCCCGCACCTGCTTGGGCCCGAGCATCTCCAGTCTGTGGCGGCCAATATGCGAGGGGAAGCATGGCGATTACTGTATGTGGCGCTCTCTCGGGCGCGTGACCATCTCGTCATCCCGCTTCCGAAGAGACTGCCCGGCACAGCCCAGCCGCGTGACCGCTGGCTCGATACGCTGGATGAGACACTCGGGTTTTCGCCCGGACGGACAGCCACGTACGCGATCGACGAGCCGTCCAGTGCCGGCGAGCTCACGATCGGGGTGAATGACGTCGACGGCGGTGCGACGCGCGTGACGCCCGACACGCCGCGATCGCTGACGAGTGCCGTCCCGCCTCGGCGCGACCAGTTGGCGTCGTGGGTCCCACGTTTTCTCGACCCGAGTTCGGCCTATCCGCTGACTGAAGATGTCGACGGGACCGTGGGTGCCCACCTTCTCGACGAGGCCATTCACACCGACACTGAGGCGGTGGCCGACAGCCTCCCAATCATGTTCGAGACACTTGGACCAGAGGCAGTCGGAACCTGCCTCCACGAGGCAGTACTCACCCTTATCGAGATGGACGTGCCAGACACCGAGATCGATGCGTGGAGCAAGCCGGTCCAAAGCGCGCTTCAGCACGCGATGGAACAGATAACGCCGCAGTCGATCGAGATGCTGCCAGATACTGAACGTGGTGGCCTCGTCAGCTTCTTCCACAACTCGGTCGTGTCGGCCTTCCTCGCGTCCGACCTGTGGGCCCAGATCCAAGCAGCAGAAGCTGTCTATGTCGACCACGATTTGAGTGGACTCGTGACTGCTGGAGAGGTTGAGGTTGAAGTCCATGGTGAGGCCGATATCCTCATCGATATGGGTGGTGGGGAGTGGCAGCTGGCCGATCTCAAAATTGCGCTGACTGACGATGTCGACGCAACGAAACCGCGGTACGAACTCCAGATCGCCGCCTACGAACACATCCTCCGCCAAGAGCTTGGCCCGGCAGCGACAATTCACACCAGTGTCGAGACGTTCGGGTGTGTCCGAAAGTCAGTGCATGGACAGTTTCCGCCAGCGGTTCTTGCACGCCGGATTCGGACCCTCATTTGGACCGCTTGA